A genome region from Cucumis sativus cultivar 9930 chromosome 4, Cucumber_9930_V3, whole genome shotgun sequence includes the following:
- the LOC101207294 gene encoding uncharacterized protein LOC101207294 — protein MASPSGAESRQSATSLRSRCYITSHSAFASSSTAFTSRPSSTKPVTMSRKSSLRFQTDQRSASPSRRSVSVQKNRDSNANAVPSNKKKVMCMCSPTKHPGSFRCSLHKNSTHSIDISNGSQFRNVSLNIRRSAMTNSLVRIECVEGADLVKRALSALIRPSSHQQRRQSAFQRRPSHLSVMSKAEEEED, from the coding sequence ATGGCTTCGCCTTCCGGAGCCGAATCTCGACAATCCGCCACATCCTTGCGGTCCCGATGCTACATTACTTCTCACTCGGCCTTCGCTTCGTCCAGTACGGCTTTCACGTCTCGACCGTCCTCTACGAAGCCTGTAACAATGTCTAGAAAATCTTCGTTGAGATTTCAGACTGATCAGAGATCGGCATCTCCCAGTCGTCGTTCGGTTTCGGTTCAGAAGAATCGCGACAGTAATGCGAATGCGGTTCCGTCGAACAAGAAGAAAGTCATGTGCATGTGTTCTCCGACGAAACATCCTGGCTCCTTCAGGTGTTCTCTTCACAAGAATTCGACGCACTCTATAGATATCTCGAATGGTAGCCAATTCCGGAACGTATCGTTGAATATTCGGAGATCAGCAATGACGAATTCGTTAGTGAGAATTGAATGCGTAGAAGGTGCTGACCTCGTGAAAAGAGCTTTATCTGCTCTAATTAGGCCTTCTTCTCATCAACAGCGACGGCAATCAGCTTTTCAGCGTAGACCTAGCCATCTATCAGTAATGTCAAAAGCAGAGGAAGAGGAGGACTAG
- the LOC105435162 gene encoding extensin, translating into MKLTTVIASVLALLLISQVLVEAGTEHKQNHQHVRKGWKDEEKRTRSRSNGRKRRRSDCDPFYQYLFGTCGQWPFPISPSDNPFWAPSRPPLPPLVFSPPPVYQPAPLVPSPPPLLASPPPPLTSPQNPSPPTPLVPSPPPPLQSTPTPSEMVPPPLVPSPPPLSFTPTPSTWFPPPLVSSPPPLLSTPTPLVTFSPPMPQFLLPPPVPDLPPPIEFTPDQPPFIPIFPPPLVSIPTDPPPFTIPQPPRTFFPPPLVPEVPDIPQDPLPFVSAPPAPDTGFNEPLMPLPPEPHFTAP; encoded by the coding sequence ATGAAGCTTACAACAGTAATCGCATCAGTTTTAGCTCTGCTGTTGATCTCCCAAGTACTTGTAGAAGCAGGTACTGAACATAAGCAAAATCATCAACATGTAAGAAAAGGATGGAAGgatgaagaaaagagaacTAGAAGCAGAAgcaatggaagaaaaagaagaagatctGATTGTGATCCATTTTACCAATACTTATTTGGAACCTGTGGCCAGTGGCCTTTTCCAATCTCCCCTTCAGATAACCCATTTTGGGCACCCTCAAGACCTCCTCTGCCTCCTTTAGTTTTTTCTCCTCCTCCAGTTTATCAGCCAGCTCCCTTAGTTCCTTCTCCCCCTCCCCTTCTTGCATCGCCACCACCGCCCTTGACTTCACCTCAAAATCCATCTCCCCCAACACCCCTGGTTCCTTCACCGCCACCACCACTGCAATCTACTCCGACTCCTTCAGAAATGGTTCCACCTCCTTTGGTGCCTTCACCACCACCATTATCATTTACTCCAACACCTTCAACTTGGTTTCCACCACCTCTAGTTTCTTCACCACCACCACTATTATCTACTCCGACACCTTTAGTAACGTTCTCACCGCCTATGCCACAATTTTTACTACCTCCACCAGTGCCTGATCTGCCACCTCCTATTGAATTCACACCAGATCAACCACCGTTCATCCCTATATTTCCTCCACCACTAGTATCAATCCCAACTGACCCACCGCCTTTCACAATTCCACAGCCTCCCAGAACCTTTTTTCCGCCTCCCCTGGTTCCTGAAGTTCCAGATATTCCACAGGATCCATTGCCCTTTGTGTCTGCACCACCAGCACCGGATACTGGTTTTAATGAGCCATTGATGCCGCTGCCACCTGAACCACACTTCACGGCTCCATGA
- the LOC101212270 gene encoding thymidylate kinase isoform X2: protein MGTNQNSISRDSSSNSRGALVVLEGLDRCGKTTQASRLAQYLEGLGHSVELWRFPDRTTSVGQMISSYLSNESQLDDHTIHLLFSANRWEKRSLMETKLKGGTTIILDRYSYSGVAFSCAKGLNFEWCKAPEVGLLAPDLVLYLNISPKMAAERKGYGSERYEQIEFQNQVVEAYRDLMIGSNWQIVDACQPMEVIEKELQEIVLDCVKKCQNGAPLSDLWSN, encoded by the exons ATGGGAACTAATCAGAACTCCATCTCAAGAGATTCTAGCAGCAACTCTAGAGGAGCCCTGGTGGTTCTAGAAGGGTTGGATCGATGTGGGAAGACTACACAGGCCAGTAGATTAGCCCAGTACTTGGAAGGACTTGGCCATTCTGTTGAACTATGGCGGTTTCCTGACAGAACCACTAGCGTTGGACAGATGATATCTTCCTATCTTTCTAATGAATCACAGCTGGATGACCACAcaattcatcttcttttcaGTGCTAACCGATGGGAGAAgag ATCCTTAATGGAAACTAAGTTGAAAGGTGGAACCACAATTATTCTTGATCGGTATTCTTACTCAGGGGTGGCCTTTTCATGTGCCAAAGGACTTAACTTTGAGTGGTGTAAg GCGCCAGAGGTTGGCTTGCTAGCTCCAGATCTAGTACTTTACCTAAACATATCTCCAAAG ATGGCTGCAGAAAGAAAAGGATACGGAAGTGAGAGATACGAGCAGATTGAGTTCCAGAACCAAGTTGTTGAGGCCTATCGAGATTTGATGATTGGTTCTAATTGGCAG ATTGTTGATGCTTGCCAACCCATGGAAGTTATTGAGAAAGAGCTACAGGAGATTGTCCTGGACTGTGTCAAGAAATGCCAAAATGGGGCACCTCTTTCCGATCTTTGGTCAAATTGA
- the LOC101207546 gene encoding putative UPF0481 protein At3g02645 produces MVSNYSSSTFDELKWVIQIRRTLEEELEDDEDYGIPVAIFKVPKLLMESDPHSYTPQLVALGPYHCWRPELHDMERLKLSAAKRAKKFSSTNLQFHELVQQMSKIEQKIRACYHGYLDINGETLAWMMAIDASFLLEFLLVYAGEFKILRRVSSRMSHLMDHAGTKPAHNAVLRDIIMLENQIPLFVLRKMMEFQSESSQQSDEILLSMMIGLFTELSPFNTTDGIPEIQISDCAHLLDFLYQMIAPKSKESSEINETPNEIDQSPQISHRFKQFLKRLISFTKRAIQSQHVKTIARLPWTILSTIPPFTVLKQPAEILFFREQQEAKEEPEPQNPNSNANRPPLTEEIAIPSVSELSKAGIHFSPSHGGISTINFDSQTGTLYLPTARLDVNTEATLRNLVAYEASSGIGALVLTRYTELMNGIVDTEEDVRLLREGGVIVNHLKSDEEGAWMWNGMSKSIRLSRVMELDKVIEEVNEYYNGLWRVKMGRFVKEYIYSSWPLIALTTVAWFLFLIGLQAFCSLFGCFRALPSKRS; encoded by the coding sequence ATGGTGTCCAATTATTCCTCTTCCACCTTCGACGAGCTCAAATGGGTCATTCAAATTCGTCGAACCCTCGAAGAAGAACTTGAGGACGATGAGGACTACGGAATTCCAGTAGCAATCTTCAAGGTCCCCAAATTGTTAATGGAGTCCGATCCACATTCCTACACTCCACAATTGGTTGCCTTGGGACCTTACCATTGTTGGCGACCGGAGCTCCATGATATGGAGAGACTCAAGCTCTCTGCTGCAAAAAGAGCTAAGAAATTCAGCTCTACAAACCTCCAATTTCACGAACTCGTCCAACAAATGTCGAAGATCGAGCAGAAGATCCGGGCGTGTTACCATGGTTACTTGGATATTAATGGCGAAACTTTAGCCTGGATGATGGCCATTGACGCATCTTTCTTGCTTGAGTTTCTCCTTGTTTATGCCGGCGAATTCAAGATTCTCCGGCGAGTTTCTTCGAGAATGTCGCATTTAATGGATCACGCTGGGACGAAGCCGGCACATAATGCTGTTCTTAGAGATATTATCATGCTTGAAAATCAGATTCCGTTGTTTGTATTGAGAAAGATGATGGAATTCCAATCCGAATCCTCTCAACAATCTGATGAAATTTTGCTCTCCATGATGATCGGTTTGTTCACAGAGCTTTCTCCATTCAACACTACGGATGGAATTCCAGAGATTCAAATTTCAGATTGCGCTCACTTGCTAGACTTTTTATACCAAATGATCGCTCCTAAATCGAAAGAATCATCAGAAATCAACGAAACCCCCAACGAAATCGACCAATCTCCACAAATTTCACACAGATTCAAGCAATTCCTCAAACGCCTAATTAGTTTCACAAAACGAGCGATCCAATCTCAACATGTAAAGACGATCGCTCGCCTACCATGGACGATTCTCTCCACAATCCCTCCATTCACAGTCTTAAAACAACCCGCTGAAATTCTGTTCTTCAGAGAGCAACAAGAAGCCAAAGAAGAACCAGAACCTCAAAACCCAAATTCAAACGCAAATAGACCGCCATTAACGGAAGAAATAGCGATACCTTCAGTTTCGGAGCTCTCCAAAGCCGGAATCCACTTCTCACCCTCCCATGGCGGAATCTCAACGATCAACTTCGACTCCCAAACCGGAACGCTGTACCTCCCAACCGCGAGGCTAGACGTGAACACAGAAGCAACGCTGAGAAACCTAGTAGCATACGAAGCGTCAAGCGGAATAGGGGCGTTGGTATTGACAAGATACACGGAATTGATGAACGGAATCGTGGATACCGAGGAGGATGTGAGATTGTTGAGAGAAGGAGGAGTGATTGTGAACCATTTGAAGAGCGATGAAGAGGGAGCTTGGATGTGGAATGGGATGAGCAAATCGATCAGATTGAGCAGAGTAATGGAGTTAGATAAGGTGATTGAAGAGGTGAATGAGTATTACAATGGATTGTGGAGAGTGAAAATGGGAAGATTTGTGAAGGAATATATTTACAGTTCTTGGCCTTTGATTGCTTTAACGACGGTTGCTTGGTTTCTGTTCTTAATCGGTCTCCAAGCTTTTTGCTCTTTGTTTGGTTGCTTTCGCGCCCTTCCTTCTAAGCGTTCTTGA
- the LOC101211790 gene encoding 3-isopropylmalate dehydrogenase, chloroplastic: MAAALHLNAKPFSLCSPSISLPKISPSSFRVKCSAGTSPSRRYNIALLPGDGIGPEVIAVAKDVLNFAASLEGIGFDYKEMPMGGAALDLTGVPLPDETLLAAKDSDAILFGAIGGYKWDDNPKHLKPETGLLQLRKGLGVFANLRPAIVFPQLVEASTLKREVAEGVDLMVVRELTGGIYFGQPRGFKTGENGEEIGFNTEVYAAQEIDRVARVAFNNARKRQGRVCSVDKANVLEASILWRKRVTAIAAEYPDIELSHMYVDNAAMQLIREPKQFDTILTNNIFGDILSDAASMITGSIGMLPSASLRESGPGLFEPIHGSAPDIAGQDKANPLATVLSAAMLLKYGLGEENAAKRIEAAVLDTLDKGFRTGDIYSAGCKRVGCKEMGEELLKSIESHKLATV; this comes from the exons ATGGCGGCTGCTCTCCATCTCAACGCTAAGCCTTTCAGTCTTTGTTCCCCATCTATCAGCCTTCCAAAGATATCGCCGTCTTCTTTCCGAGTCAAGTGCTCTGCCGGAACTTCCCCTTCCAGGCGCTATAATATCGCCCTGCTTCCCGGTGATGGCATTGGCCCTGAAGTTATCGCCGTCGCCAAAGATGTTCTCAACTTTGCTGCTTCTCTTGAAG GGATTGGATTTGATTACAAAGAGATGCCTATGGGTGGAGCTGCGCTTGATTTAACCGGGGTTCCATTGCCAGATGAGACGCTTTTAGCAGCTAAGGACTCTGATGCCATTCTATTTGGTGCAATTGGAGG TTACAAATGGGATGATAATCCAAAACATTTAAAGCCAGAGACTGGGTTGCTTCAACTCCGGAAAGGTCTTGGAGTGTTTGCTAATTTGCGGCCTGCAATCGTTTTTCCCCAG TTGGTGGAGGCTTCAACTTTGAAGAGAGAGGTTGCTGAAGGTGTGGATCTCATGGTCGTAAGGGAACTCACCGGAG GTATTTATTTTGGGCAACCAAGAGGTTTTAAAACCGGTGAAAATGGGGAAGAAATTGGATTTAATACTGAAGTGTATGCAGCACAGGag ATTGATCGTGTTGCTCGAGTGGCATTTAACAATGCTCGGAAGCGTCAAGGAAGAGTTTGCTCTGTAGACAAAGCAAATGTGTTGGAG GCATCGATACTATGGAGGAAGAGAGTGACAGCAATAGCTGCAGAATACCCTGATATCGAACTCTCGCACATGTATGTTGATAACGCTGCGATGCAACTCATTCGGGAACCAAAACAG TTTGATACAATTTTGACAAACAACATATTTGGTGATATTTTATCCGATGCTGCATCCATGATTACTGGAAGTATTGGGATGCTTCCATCTGCAAGTTTACGTGAATCg GGACCTGGACTCTTCGAACCTATACATGGGTCAGCTCCTGATATTGCTGGACAG GATAAAGCAAATCCATTGGCAACAGTTCTCAGTGCTGCTATGCTTCTAAAGTATGGCCTCGGTGAAGAAAATGCTGCCAAAAGAATAGAGGCTGCAGTTTTGGATACTCTGGACAAGGGATTTAGAACCGGTGACATATACTCCGCTGGATGT AAACGAGTTGGATGCAAAGAGATGGGTGAGGAGCTATTAAAGTCTATAGAGTCCCATAAACTTGCTACAGTTTGA
- the LOC101211550 gene encoding protein NUCLEAR FUSION DEFECTIVE 4: MPKLVLKGGTRPPWVGLAAAVWVQIAGGSSYNFSLYSHLLKSVLGLNQQQLTVLGVANDIGESMGLIPGLACNKFPPWVILLFGAFCCFIGYGAIWLAVSRTVPNLPYWLLWLTHCVATNSNAWFGTAVLVTNMRNFPLSRGTVAGILKGYVGLSAAVYTVIYSLVLRKSALNLLLFLAIGIPILCLAMMYFVRPCTPASSEDPSERAHFLFTQAACVLLGLFLVSTTILDATTTPSDAVGYTLVAIMVILLMSPLAVPIKMTICARTKTLGPRVDSSEPLASGESDSSQIEPLLTPSSSATNLGSFYENDDASDVETLLAVGEGAIHKKKRRPKRGEDFKLREAVIKADFWLLWFLYFLGVGPGITVLNNLSQIGISLGINDATLLLALFSFCNFVGRLGSGVISEHFVRSRMIPRSLWMMFALVLMSIAFLLYASALTITLYIATGLTGISYGVLYSMMVPLASEIFGLKNFGVIFNFMQLGNPIGAVLFSVLLTSTLYDIEAAKQGSITCIGQQCFRTTFFILSGVAGLGSIVSLILTIRLRPVYQMLYAGGSFRLPQSSGH, translated from the exons ATGCCGAAACTGGTTTTGAAAGGGGGAACTAGGCCGCCATGGGTTGGCTTAGCTGCTGCTGTTTGGGTTCAAATAGCTGGTGGTTCTTCTTATAACTTCTCTCTTTATTCACACTTGCTTAAATCTGTTCTGGGTTTGAATCAGCAGCAGCTTACTGTGTTGGGTGTGGCTAATGACATTGGAGAGAGTATGGGTTTGATTCCTGGCCTCGCTTGTAACAAATTTCCTCCATGGGTTATACTTTTGTTTGGTGCTTTCTGTTGCTTTATAGGTTATGGGGCTATTTGGCTTGCTGTTAGCAGGACTGTTCCTAATCTGCCTTATTGGCTg CTATGGCTCACACATTGTGTTGCTACAAATAGCAATGCATGGTTTGGAACAGCTGTGCTTGTAACCAACATGAGGAACTTCCCTCTCAGCAGAGGTACCGTTGCTGGCATTCTTAAAGGTTATGTTGGGCTTAGTGCTGCGGTATACACGGTGATATACAGTTTGGTGCTTAGAAAGTCTGCTTTGAATTTACTGTTGTTTCTTGCAATTGGGATACCCATTTTGTGCCTAGCCATGATGTACTTTGTTCGACCTTGTACTCCGGCTTCATCAGAGGATCCATCTGAGCGtgctcattttcttttcacacaAGCTGCTTGTGTTTTGCTAGGTCTTTTTTTAGTATCGACCACAATTCTAGATGCAACTACAACCCCTAGTGACGCTGTTGGATACACCTTAGTTGCCATTATGGTTATCCTTTTAATGTCTCCTCTTGCAGTTCCCATAAAAATGACCATTTGTGcaagaacaaaaacacttgGCCCTCGAGTTGATTCTTCAGAACCTTTGGCTTCTGGAGAAAGCGATTCTTCCCAAATTGAACCTTTATTGACACCATCTTCCTCAGCTACAAATCTTGGAAGTTTCTATGAGAATGATGATGCATCAGATGTTGAAACACTTCTTGCTGTGGGAGAGGGGGCGATtcacaagaagaaaagaagaccTAAAAGAGGGGAAGATTTCAAGCTCCGTGAAGCTGTAATCAAAGCTGATTTCTGGCTGCTTTGGTTCTTGTACTTCCTCGGGGTCGGTCCAGGAATAACAGTTCTCAACAATTTGTCTCAAATTGGGATTTCGTTAGGCATTAATGACGCAACATTGCTATTGGCTCTTTTCAGCTTCTGCAATTTTGTTGGTCGTTTAGGCTCCGGTGTAATTTCCGAACACTTTGTCAG GTCAAGAATGATACCTCGCTCGTTATGGATGATGTTTGCACTCGTACTCATGTCTATAGCATTCCTCCTGTACGCCTCCGCCCTCACGATTACTCTCTACATCGCCACTGGTCTCACTGGAATCAGTTACGGAGTTCTTTATTCTATGATGGTCCCTCTTGCATCTGAGATTTTCGGCCTAAAGAATTTTGGCGTCATCTTCAACTTCATGCAGCTGGGGAATCCAATAGGAGCAGTCCTTTTCTCAGTTCTACTCACTAGTACTTTATACGACATAGAAGCTGCTAAGCAAGGTTCAATAACCTGCATAGGCCAACAGTGTTTCAGGACGACTTTCTTCATCCTTTCGGGCGTTGCTGGGTTGGGTTCGATCGTGAGCTTGATTCTGACTATCAGATTAAGGCCAGTCTATCAAATGCTTTATGCCGGTGGCTCATTCCGCTTGCCTCAAAGTTCAGgtcattga
- the LOC101212028 gene encoding uncharacterized protein LOC101212028 — protein sequence MALQLTFKPKTPKTLTNPSLIHLFSSNSSAPSDPNDETADTSTASPRSSISSYLSDVRARLKQDQQFSSSPSARRPADSFTSPFNRSTSPASKAASLEEIRKNLSEFRNRSSVPPPSDLGSTPSSSSSWQRGISFQDLYKNNSMRKGEDSNDAPANSTGGGRIGMPFDSIKESLRKVSSARGMQSELKSGDSLSLSAFKDSLKLKPSDPVMGGTERLPVSVFGKEMKEKKDGKNVGLKTEFVKMYSYDELGNKLRNLRPDKEKGKNWFSLTELNDRLVKLRTMEEKETESRIGGISFQDLRASLMQMKISDDEREKKATLQRLDIMGQLVRTPNYMLEPPNEHLVEKYFHPDNMSSAEKMKIELAKVREKFKMSESDCGSARVQVAQLTTKINHLTAVLHKKDKHSKKGLLGMVQQRKKLLKYLRRTDWDSYCMILNTLGLRDNPDYKA from the exons ATGGCGCTTCAACTCACCTTCAAACCCAAAACCCCTAAAACTCTCACTAATCCTTCTCTCATCCATCTTTTCTCCTCCAATTCCTCTGCCCCATCTGATCCGAATGACGAAACCGCCGATACATCCACTGCCTCACCTCGATCTTCCATCTCCTCTTATCTCAGCGATGTCAGAGCCCGCCTCAAACAGGACCagcaattttcttcttcaccctCCGCTAGAAGACCTGCCGACTCATTCACTTCTCCTTTCAATCGCTCGACTTCTCCGGCTTCCAAAGCCGCCTCACTTGAAGAAATCAGAAAAAATCTCTCTGAATTTCGGAACCGATCGTCTGTGCCTCCTCCCTCCGACCTCGGTTCTACACCTTCCTCTTCTTCGTCTTGGCAGCGTGGTATCTCGTTTCAAGATCTGTACAAGAATAATAGCATGAGAAAGGGTGAGGATAGTAATGATGCACCTGCAAATTCGACGGGAGGTGGCCGTATCGGTATGCCATTTGATTCTATTAAGGAGAGCTTACGGAAGGTGAGTTCAGCGAGGGGGATGCAAAGTGAACTGAAGAGTGGGGATTCGTTGTCTTTATCGGCGTTTAAGGACAGCTTGAAATTGAAACCATCGGACCCGGTGATGGGTGGGACAGAGAGGTTACCAGTGTCGGTTTTTGGGAAggaaatgaaggaaaaaaaagatgggAAGAATGTGGGATTGAAGACGGAGTTCGTGAAGATGTATAGCTATGATGAACTGGGAAATAAGTTGAGAAATTTGAGGCcagataaagaaaaagggaagaatTGGTTTTCATTGACGGAGTTGAATGACAGGTTGGTGAAGCTTAGAACAATGGAGGAGAAGGAGACTGAGTCGAGAATTGGAGGGATTTCATTTCAGGATTTGAGAGCGAGCTTGATGCAGATGAAGATTTCTGATgatgaaagggaaaaaaaagcgACAC TCCAGCGGCTCGATATCATGGGTCAGCTAGTTCGAACACCAAACTATATGCTAGAACCTCCAAATGAACATCTTGTCGAGAAG TATTTCCATCCGGATAACATGTCATCTGccgaaaagatgaaaattgagctagcaaaagttagagaaaaatttaaaatgtcagAATCAGACTGTGGATCTGCTCGTGTTCAAG TTGCTCAACTGACCACTAAAATCAATCATCTAACTGCCGTCCTGCACAAGAAG GATAAGCATTCTAAGAAAGGTCTGCTTGGAATGGTACAACAGAGGAAAAAGCTACTGAAGTATCTTCGACGAACCGATTGGGATTCCTACTGTATGATTCTTAACACACTTGGTCTTCGAGACAACCCGGATTACAAGGCCTGA
- the LOC101212270 gene encoding thymidylate kinase isoform X1, with translation MLASTFFKPLNFGVATTRISSSFRPKVVCKNFIRKIQMGTNQNSISRDSSSNSRGALVVLEGLDRCGKTTQASRLAQYLEGLGHSVELWRFPDRTTSVGQMISSYLSNESQLDDHTIHLLFSANRWEKRSLMETKLKGGTTIILDRYSYSGVAFSCAKGLNFEWCKAPEVGLLAPDLVLYLNISPKMAAERKGYGSERYEQIEFQNQVVEAYRDLMIGSNWQIVDACQPMEVIEKELQEIVLDCVKKCQNGAPLSDLWSN, from the exons ATGCTTGCTTCCACATTCTTCAAGCCATT GAATTTTGGAGTAGCAACAACTAGAATATCCTCGAGTTTTCGACCAAAAGTTGTGTGTAAAAATTTTATTCGGAAGATCCAAATGGGAACTAATCAGAACTCCATCTCAAGAGATTCTAGCAGCAACTCTAGAGGAGCCCTGGTGGTTCTAGAAGGGTTGGATCGATGTGGGAAGACTACACAGGCCAGTAGATTAGCCCAGTACTTGGAAGGACTTGGCCATTCTGTTGAACTATGGCGGTTTCCTGACAGAACCACTAGCGTTGGACAGATGATATCTTCCTATCTTTCTAATGAATCACAGCTGGATGACCACAcaattcatcttcttttcaGTGCTAACCGATGGGAGAAgag ATCCTTAATGGAAACTAAGTTGAAAGGTGGAACCACAATTATTCTTGATCGGTATTCTTACTCAGGGGTGGCCTTTTCATGTGCCAAAGGACTTAACTTTGAGTGGTGTAAg GCGCCAGAGGTTGGCTTGCTAGCTCCAGATCTAGTACTTTACCTAAACATATCTCCAAAG ATGGCTGCAGAAAGAAAAGGATACGGAAGTGAGAGATACGAGCAGATTGAGTTCCAGAACCAAGTTGTTGAGGCCTATCGAGATTTGATGATTGGTTCTAATTGGCAG ATTGTTGATGCTTGCCAACCCATGGAAGTTATTGAGAAAGAGCTACAGGAGATTGTCCTGGACTGTGTCAAGAAATGCCAAAATGGGGCACCTCTTTCCGATCTTTGGTCAAATTGA